A DNA window from Streptomyces parvus contains the following coding sequences:
- a CDS encoding MFS transporter, protein MLVVSQILGGLGVAIGIALAPMLAAEVSGSEALSGLAPTASVLGTALLSLPLAALMTSRGRRSGLMLAYLIGALGGGLVVLATMLPSFPLLLLGMAGFGAGSLAGLQARFAAADLVGPERRGRAISTVVWATTIGSVLGPNISAPASRLFRGTPVPEAAGPFLCSAAVFLLAGLVVALALRPDPLLTARALAPEGPAGPPKRSLRAGIEAVRASPMARLALVTVTVSHTAMVSIMVMTPVDLSRHGAGLQLIGLVISGHIAGMYAFSPVMGWLADRFGRLTVIGLAVGLLSCAALLAGTAGPRHGQTAAGLFVLGLGWSAGMIAGSALLTDAVPRSAQAAVQGLSDLTMSAAAGVGGATAGVIVAQWGYGSLNAVGAALLLPVAALALRRSLRRPGTADG, encoded by the coding sequence GTGCTCGTCGTCAGCCAGATACTCGGCGGCCTCGGCGTGGCCATCGGCATCGCCCTGGCCCCGATGCTCGCCGCCGAGGTGAGCGGATCGGAGGCGCTGTCGGGACTCGCGCCGACCGCGTCCGTCCTCGGCACGGCGCTGCTGTCACTGCCGCTGGCCGCCCTGATGACCTCCCGGGGCCGCAGGTCCGGGCTGATGCTCGCCTATCTGATCGGTGCGCTGGGGGGCGGCCTGGTGGTCCTGGCCACGATGCTGCCGAGCTTCCCCTTGCTGCTGCTCGGCATGGCCGGGTTCGGCGCGGGGTCGCTGGCCGGTCTCCAAGCGCGGTTCGCCGCGGCCGACCTGGTGGGGCCGGAACGGCGGGGGCGGGCCATCTCCACCGTCGTCTGGGCGACCACGATCGGCTCGGTCCTGGGCCCCAACATCTCGGCCCCGGCGAGCCGGCTGTTCCGCGGTACGCCGGTGCCCGAGGCGGCCGGGCCGTTCCTCTGCTCGGCCGCCGTCTTTCTGCTCGCCGGTCTCGTCGTGGCGCTCGCGCTGCGCCCGGATCCGCTCCTCACCGCCCGCGCCCTGGCCCCGGAGGGCCCGGCGGGGCCGCCGAAGCGCTCCCTGCGCGCCGGGATCGAGGCCGTGCGCGCGTCCCCGATGGCGCGGCTCGCCCTGGTGACGGTCACCGTGTCGCACACCGCGATGGTGTCGATCATGGTCATGACCCCGGTCGATCTGAGCCGGCACGGCGCCGGCCTCCAGTTGATCGGGCTCGTCATCAGCGGGCACATCGCGGGCATGTACGCGTTCTCGCCGGTGATGGGGTGGCTGGCCGACCGATTCGGCCGGCTGACCGTGATCGGCCTGGCGGTCGGACTGCTGAGCTGCGCCGCGCTGCTCGCGGGCACGGCCGGGCCCCGGCACGGGCAGACCGCGGCGGGCCTCTTCGTACTGGGTCTCGGCTGGTCGGCGGGGATGATCGCCGGTTCGGCGCTGCTCACCGACGCGGTGCCCCGGTCCGCCCAGGCGGCGGTGCAGGGGCTGTCGGACCTGACCATGAGCGCCGCGGCGGGCGTCGGCGGGGCCACGGCGGGAGTGATCGTCGCCCAGTGGGGGTACGGCTCCCTCAACGCGGTCGGCGCCGCGCTGCTG